The genomic region TAGCGACATTGCCTTCCtgatataaaattattgcTTCCAATATTGGTTCAGTACTCCAATGATTTGCAGTATTCTATGTGATTTCTAATCTGTGACAAATCATATTAGATGATGCTGATTTCTGTTCGAAAATATCTTGCCTTTCCATATTGATTTAAGTACATTGATATGATTTCTAAGATCCTCTTCTCTcatatttagagaaaaatatGGCCCAAGTTAATCTTGAATGCTGATTCTGTCATAATCTCTGCTGTGGCACATAAACAGGAGTTTCTCCAGGCGAAGGTACAGGTGCAACAATGTCTGATGACGATGAAGACCAAGTGGACAGTGATGCCAACTTGTTTGATGGAAGTCTGGAAGGTCCAGATTCCATGGGATTTGGGCCTCTGATCCCAACAGAGAGTGAGAGGTCTTTGATGGAGCGTGTGAGGCAAGAACTGAAGCATGAACTCAAACAGGTAATTGttgaaattattgttttgtgGAGATTTTGATGTTTTGAGAATCAAGGTTACCGACTTGTGCACTCCTTACAGGGTTACAAGGAGAAGATTGTTGACATAAGGGAGGAAATTTTGCGCAAGAGACGGGCAGGGAAACTTCCTGGTGACACAACATCAGttttaaaagcttggtggCAGTCACATTCTAAGTGGCCATACCCTACTGTTAGTGTCTAGTTCACCACTACCATGAACTGCATTCAACAAACAAAAGGCACTCTGTTCATAACATTTTAAGCACCTAATCTTTTAATAGACTTGGGTCTGATAGCTTCAGGGTTATGTTGAcagaaattttgttttcatatcagaaaattttttacttaagTTTGTACCTGAAGTTTTGAAGATGCATTGGTTTCTTGAGCTATTTGCACATCAAATGCGTCCGGCTAGATCTTTGCTCCAACTTCTAAATAACTGATCTTAACAAATTTTCAGGAGGAAGATAAGGCGAGGTTGGTTCAGGAAACAGGTTTACAATTAAAACAGATTAACAATTGGTTCATCAATCAGAGGAAGAGGAACTGGCATAGCAACCCATCAACTTCTACCGTCTTGAAGAGCAAACGCAAAAGGTATGGTAAATAATGCATGTCATCTAGGTAATTTATCCTTCTTGAGATCTTTGCACCAACCTTAATTTGAAAAGAAGTAATGCAGGTGAAAACAGCGGTGATCAATTCATGTAAAATGGAGGAAGACAGTCCAGAAACAATCACATAGATGATGTCTCTTCACATTTCCACTTCAATGATAAAAATCCAACATACTACATAGAAAAATTGCAACATTATAGGCTTTTCATGGAACTGCTGCGGGGGTTTCAAGTGAAAGGAACAGATTTTGCTTCAACATGAGAAAAGGGCTAACACAGAGGATGAGGTTAGAATTGATGGAAACCCGATTTGTGCCGTTTGGCAGGTATGCGTAGAGGCATGCAGTTTGGCGCTATGCACGCCATGCAATATTGTTAGAGAAAATTTAGGAATTATATTACTGTAACTTTATTGGATAATTCCATTTGCATTGGCGAATTATGATTTTTGTTCTTCGTTCTTTTTGTCTCATTTCCATATCTGTGAATAAGCTTAGTGAGGGGTTTTGTGAGTGTACAGTGTAATAATCTTTACATAATTCCTTACAGTTATACTATTCATCATAGCTTTTTCTTTGGCATTGTAATGTAGAGTTAAAAATTTGCAgcaaagataatatatatGCTTCCACAGGTTTAATTGCCTTAGCTCTTGCCAGCAATTGCATTTGTTAGAAACCTTCTTAATAAAAGTCTTCTGTTGTCACTTGATGTCTGTTCGGTATTTTACCTTATGTGTTCAATCTTATACTATCAACCGAAAACTTCAACTTTTAATTAAACCTGTTAGATTTCAAAACCTAAACTTCAAGACATGAGTGACGTTCCATGACGTAAAACTATGAATAGGGGATCAAGTGAGATATCAAATAGTGATAGAGGATTTTTCTTGAAGGTCTTTCTCTTTTGTAGTCTTCTTTGCTTTTTAGATATGAAAATGGATTTGGATATGCCTTAATGATAGACTCATAACAGTGTGAATTTGGGTCTATACCTAGCTTTTCATGCATAAATGTAGAATAACTTTGCAGGGTCAAAAGTCTTCAACTTTAGGTGCATTATTTTCTTATTCGAGTAGGTGGGACTTTTGAGATATGGATGTGCACGATTGACTTTGGTTTTGGTTTACTTTTAAGGAAGTTTGGAGATCACACCGAAAATCTCGTTTGTCTTTTATGTCAAATTGAACCAAACTGTATTTGGGAATTGGACTGGGGAATCTGTTAAGCAAGCATACTGCACTATCTTTTTTCAGGTTGTGATCAGTTTTGGGCCGGTGGACTTTGCTCAACAAACAAGCTTATGAAGGTTTCGACTATGAATGGATTCAGGGTAATACCCAAATTTATAAAACATTGACTTCTATACAAGTTATATTAGATTATTGAGAGTGCACGTCTTGTTaaccatttttaaaaaattaaataaaatattttaatctcatATCGAATAATAAGAGAGTTTACAAAAGTTTATACATTGTAGTTAGtcttttaaaaagaaagtaaatatcTCATCACAATCTAGTCTTGtcccaaaaattttgagttgTCTCTACGTCTGGAGAATTATGGAGATTGAATTGGAACAAAATCATTGATTCTCTTCTACTTTTGTTAGAACTAAACCGAATTAATGAGCTAAACAAGATTGGAAGGTATCAGGTTTAAGGTTTAACCAAGGTGGTAGGCCATTAATTTAATGTATAGTAATTTAAGAATAATATGCTTAATtgtaagaaggaaaaagaaatccATAGAATTCTATGGGGGGCTCTTGTGGATTAAGATTCAATGTCAAATCCATCTAGTAATCACATTggaagtaaaaagaaaaaggaaagcaaTTTCCACCAATTTTTGATCATCAATTATTAACATGTCGGGCGTTCGTGGCATATTGAAAATTCAGATGAACAGAGAACAATGAACAATGTACAGGATCAATGTTTACACTTTTATATGGTATAATAATTCAATCAAAAACTGGGTTTATCACATCCCATCTCCCCTTTCTGTATCCCAGCTGGAGCTGCAAATCTAGCAGAGAAACCAGGAAATCCAGCATCAACTTCCCTATGTATCCCTTCATCGAAATTGAGTTCATAGCTCTGAGGATCATACTGAAACAGCATCGACGgccttcttttcttgttaatcCCGTGTATGCTAAACCTGCGGATGAAGTTCTTCCACCTCGGCCCTGCCAAAACCTCTGATGTTTCTCTGAGTTTCATAGCTTTTCTCTTCAACCAACCGTCTCTTACCTCTTCCTTTTGGTGCAGCAGGTACTCCTGCCCTCCTCCATTGCCGTTCCGACGCCACCAGCAAAGGCCCTGGATGCAACCGCATCCGGATGATGAAATCCTCTCTTCGAAATCTCGAGCGCCTTCGTCGTCGTCGTCTCTTAATGGCCAAGTTTCGTTAACATGTGCTGGTTTCTCCTGTGGGGTGGCCAtgggaggaggaagaagaagtgAAGGAAAACTTTGGGCTTTGGGAGCAAAGATGAATACCCCAAGACAAATGCCAGACGCTATTAAAAAGAAACACCCAAAGCCTTAGATTTTCTCCTA from Theobroma cacao cultivar B97-61/B2 chromosome 9, Criollo_cocoa_genome_V2, whole genome shotgun sequence harbors:
- the LOC108663460 gene encoding uncharacterized protein LOC108663460, giving the protein MATPQEKPAHVNETWPLRDDDDEGARDFEERISSSGCGCIQGLCWWRRNGNGGGQEYLLHQKEEVRDGWLKRKAMKLRETSEVLAGPRWKNFIRRFSIHGINKKRRPSMLFQYDPQSYELNFDEGIHREVDAGFPGFSARFAAPAGIQKGEMGCDKPSF